The following are encoded in a window of Nibricoccus aquaticus genomic DNA:
- the rlmF gene encoding 23S rRNA (adenine(1618)-N(6))-methyltransferase RlmF produces MKPTGPKNKNHTTGELHPRNLHRAPYDFPRLIAALPELAPFVQPHPLAGDTIDFANPAAVLTLNRALLKLHYGIAHWDLPSGFLCPPVPSRADYLHHAADLLAADTADKTIPCGPAIRALDLGTGANAIYPLLAASLFGWRVTGTDIDPASINWARQLAAANPPLAPLLDFRLQPSASALFANITAPTDSFALSLCNPPFHASPDEAAAGTLRKIRNLGSPTARSSAKLALNFGGRPNELWCPGGEVAFIRRMIAESAARPALCVWFTTLVSKRASLPLLERALHSAHPHDVRIITMFAGQKQSRLLAWTFLSPAERRTRLTSVTSTPA; encoded by the coding sequence CTGAAACCCACCGGCCCAAAAAACAAAAACCACACCACCGGCGAACTCCACCCGCGCAACCTCCACCGCGCGCCCTACGACTTCCCCCGCCTCATCGCCGCGCTCCCGGAACTCGCCCCGTTCGTCCAGCCGCATCCACTTGCCGGTGACACCATCGACTTCGCCAACCCCGCCGCCGTCCTCACCCTCAACCGCGCCCTCCTCAAACTCCACTACGGTATCGCCCACTGGGATCTCCCGTCCGGCTTCCTCTGCCCGCCGGTCCCCAGCCGCGCCGATTACCTCCACCACGCCGCCGATCTCCTCGCCGCCGACACTGCGGACAAAACCATCCCCTGCGGCCCCGCCATCCGCGCCCTCGACCTCGGCACCGGCGCCAACGCCATCTACCCGCTCCTCGCCGCATCCCTCTTCGGCTGGCGCGTCACCGGCACCGACATCGACCCCGCATCCATAAACTGGGCACGTCAGCTCGCCGCCGCCAATCCCCCGCTCGCCCCGCTCCTAGACTTCCGCCTCCAGCCCTCCGCCTCCGCGCTCTTCGCTAACATCACCGCGCCGACCGACTCCTTCGCCCTCTCCCTCTGCAACCCGCCCTTCCACGCCTCACCCGACGAAGCCGCCGCCGGCACGCTCCGCAAAATCCGCAACCTCGGTTCTCCCACCGCACGCAGCTCCGCCAAACTAGCCCTCAACTTCGGCGGACGCCCCAACGAGCTCTGGTGCCCCGGCGGCGAGGTCGCCTTCATCCGCCGCATGATCGCCGAGAGCGCCGCCCGCCCCGCGCTCTGCGTCTGGTTCACCACCCTAGTCTCCAAACGCGCCAGCCTCCCCCTCCTCGAACGCGCTCTCCACTCCGCCCATCCTCACGACGTCCGCATCATCACGATGTTCGCCGGCCAAAAACAAAGTCGCCTCCTCGCCTGGACCTTCCTCTCTCCCGCCGAACGCCGCACGCGTCTCACCTCCGTCACTTCCACCCCGGCCTGA